In Molothrus aeneus isolate 106 chromosome 13, BPBGC_Maene_1.0, whole genome shotgun sequence, a genomic segment contains:
- the LOC136562296 gene encoding lysyl oxidase homolog 1-like, with protein sequence MAAGLWRRGALWAALLLLAAAQEPWRQLIQWENNGRLYSLLNSGAEFVPAGQERPPGSRLWLAGTAGTAGTAGTAGSVRRQAPASGTVRGQARHPFGFGQVPPNWRDGALGDGGAAGQRRQAARGRQATASGVAVSSFAFASAGQPPFVAAGVAGQPPFVAAGVAPHGERPEGVPASRSAG encoded by the exons ATGGCGGCGGGGCTGTGGCGGCGCGGGGCGCTCTGGgccgcgctgctgctgctggcggcgGCGCAGGAGCCGTGGCGGCAGCTGATCCAGTGGGAGAACAACGGGCGGCTCTACAGCCTGCTCAACAGCGGCGCCGAGTTCGTGCCCGCCGGGCAGGAGCGGCCCCCGGGCAGCCGCCTGTGGCTGGCGGGCaccgcggggacagcggggacagcggggacggCCGGCAGCGTCCGCCGCCAGGCGCCCGCCTCGGGGACAGTGCGGGGACAAGCGCGACATCCCTTCGGGTTCGGCCAGGTGCCGCCCAACTGGCGGGACGGAGCGCTGGGCGACGGCGGCGCGGCGGGACAGCGGCGACAAGCGGCGCGCGGGCGGCAGGCGACAGCCTCGGGGGTGGCCGTGTCGTCGTTCGCCTTCGCCTCGGCGGGACAGCCGCCCTTTGTCGCCGCGGGGGTGGCGGGACAGCCGCCCTTTGTCGCCGCGGGGGTGGCACCGCACGGGGAGCGCCCCGAGGGTGTCCCCGCGTCGCGGAGCGCG ggatag